The following coding sequences are from one Capsicum annuum cultivar UCD-10X-F1 chromosome 3, UCD10Xv1.1, whole genome shotgun sequence window:
- the LOC107862179 gene encoding MYB-like transcription factor EOBI yields METDMSFLSKTSSSSSSDDDIELRRGPWTIEEDNLLVHYITNHGEGRWNMLAKHAGLKRTGKSCRLRWLNYLKPDVKRGNLTPQEQLMILELHSKLGNRWSKIAHYLPGRTDNEIKNYWRTRVQKQARNLKIDANSAAFQEMIRYLWIPRLLQKIQSSSSVMPSIQSPQSTPQGFNIEKNSTNTSRCSSCSSSHSSNIYNSTNIMSECPKIPPRDIGDSDLNSFVKAHFPVDDNSYDVDNYGQLATGNYYNDVMDYDQMSGDQNKLTGDVLSDSFWSNMDEFFYQKQDMSHCR; encoded by the exons ATGGAAACAGACATGTCTTTCTTGTCTAAAACTTCAAGTAGCAGCTCtagtgatgatgatattgaattGAGGAGAGGTCCATGGACTATTGAAGAAGACAATCTCCTTGTCCATTACATTACCAATCATGGGGAAGGCCGATGGAATATGCTAGCTAAACATGCTG GTCTGAAGAGAACAGGCAAGAGTTGCAGATTGAGATGGCTGAATTACCTTAAACCGGACGTTAAACGAGGAAATCTCACTCCACAAGAACAGCtcatgattcttgaacttcattcCAAGTTGGGCAACAG ATGGTCAAAAATTGCGCATTATCTACCGGGGAGAACGGATAATGAGATCAAGAATTACTGGAGAACGAGAGTGCAGAAACAAGCGAGGAATCTGAAGATTGACGCGAATAGTGCAGCATTTCAAGAAATGATTCGTTATTTGTGGATACCGCGGCTTCTTCAAAAGATACAGAGCTCCTCTTCTGTTATGCCATCAATTCAAAGTCCACAATCAACTCCACAAGGTTTCAACATAGAGAAAAACAGCACCAACACCAGCAGGTGCAGCAGCTGTTCAAGTTCACATTCGTCGAATATCTATAATTCTACCAACATTATGTCAGAATGTCCTAAAATTCCACCACGCGACATTGGCGATTCTGACTTAAATTCATTTGTCAAGGCTCATTTTCCAGTTGATGACAACAGTTATGATGTGGATAATTATGGACAATTAGCAACTGGAAATTACTATAACGATGTGATGGATTATGACCAAATGAGTGGAGATCAAAACAAGCTGACTGGTGATGTTTTATCTGACAGCTTTTGGAGCAATATGGATGAATTTTTCTACCAGAAACAGGATATGAGCCATTGTAGATAG